In a single window of the Deinococcus aetherius genome:
- the folK gene encoding 2-amino-4-hydroxy-6-hydroxymethyldihydropteridine diphosphokinase, whose product MAPGEAAFIALGANLGDAPGTLRGARDDLARLGTLTGVSGLYRTVPVGGPPGQPDYLNAAVRLVTPLGPVELLGALHEIERQAGRVRRDRWAARTLDLDLILYGHEVRDTPGLALPHPRAWERAFVLAPLADLDPHLAHPTSGETVGAALARVGREGVTLAAPEW is encoded by the coding sequence ATGGCGCCGGGCGAGGCCGCCTTCATTGCCCTGGGGGCCAACCTGGGGGACGCCCCGGGGACCCTGCGCGGGGCGCGGGACGACCTCGCCCGGCTGGGCACGCTGACGGGGGTGAGCGGGTTGTACCGCACCGTGCCGGTCGGTGGTCCCCCCGGCCAGCCCGACTACCTCAACGCCGCCGTCCGCCTCGTCACCCCGCTCGGGCCGGTCGAGCTGCTGGGGGCACTGCACGAGATCGAAAGGCAGGCGGGACGTGTCCGCCGCGACCGGTGGGCGGCGCGCACCCTCGACCTCGACCTGATTCTTTACGGGCACGAGGTGCGGGATACCCCCGGCCTGGCCCTGCCGCACCCGCGCGCCTGGGAGCGGGCCTTCGTCCTGGCGCCGCTGGCCGACCTCGATCCCCACCTCGCCCATCCGACAAGCGGGGAGACGGTGGGGGCGGCCCTCGCACGGGTCGGGCGGGAGGGTGTAACGCTCGCCGCCCCCGAGTGGTAG
- the folB gene encoding dihydroneopterin aldolase, giving the protein MSRVVLEGLEFHARHGVYETEAALGARFVIDAELRWAFAGIPDELGAAVNYAAAYDAICEEVTGHRWKLIEVLADRVARRLLHDHPRLESVTVRVHKPFAPLPGVFRDVYAELTLRQGE; this is encoded by the coding sequence ATGAGTCGCGTCGTTCTGGAGGGTCTGGAGTTTCACGCGCGGCATGGCGTGTACGAGACCGAGGCGGCGCTGGGGGCCCGCTTCGTCATCGACGCGGAGTTGCGCTGGGCCTTCGCGGGCATCCCTGACGAGCTGGGTGCGGCCGTGAACTACGCGGCCGCCTACGACGCCATTTGCGAGGAGGTGACGGGCCACCGCTGGAAGCTCATCGAGGTGCTGGCCGACCGCGTCGCCCGGCGGCTGCTGCACGACCATCCCCGGCTGGAGAGCGTGACGGTGCGGGTCCACAAGCCGTTCGCGCCGCTGCCCGGCGTGTTCCGCGACGTGTACGCCGAGCTGACCCTGCGCCAGGGCGAGTGA
- the folP gene encoding dihydropteroate synthase has protein sequence MEVGGWESREHHLTFGFAVPGGERIPEGWRVTWRGCAVMGVLNVTPDSFSDGGRHATLEAALAQARAMRDAGALMVDVGGESTRPGADPVPVDEELGRVLPVIRALTGEGVLLSVDTMKPEVAAAALAAGAHLINDVTGLRDAAMLRVCVRAGAPTCIMHMQGEPRNMQHSPHYDDVVGEVQAFLRERAEAALSAGVPSVLLDPGLGFGKTPAHNLALLRALPRFTAGPHPVLVGVSRKRLIDTLAGVPEPRERDPGTLALHLHAARAGAALVRAHAAGAHMQALRVQAALDSPGPVRQVQAR, from the coding sequence ATGGAAGTCGGAGGCTGGGAGAGCCGGGAACACCATCTGACCTTCGGCTTCGCCGTGCCGGGTGGGGAGCGGATTCCCGAGGGATGGCGGGTTACCTGGCGGGGCTGCGCCGTGATGGGCGTGCTCAATGTCACGCCCGACAGTTTCAGCGACGGCGGGCGTCATGCGACCCTGGAGGCCGCGCTCGCGCAGGCGAGGGCCATGCGGGACGCGGGCGCTCTGATGGTTGACGTGGGCGGCGAGAGCACCCGGCCCGGCGCGGACCCCGTTCCCGTGGACGAGGAACTGGGCCGCGTGCTCCCGGTGATCCGCGCGCTGACCGGGGAGGGGGTGCTCCTGAGCGTGGACACCATGAAGCCCGAGGTGGCGGCGGCGGCCCTGGCGGCGGGGGCCCACCTTATCAACGACGTGACCGGGCTCCGTGATGCGGCCATGTTGCGGGTGTGCGTCAGGGCGGGAGCCCCCACCTGCATCATGCATATGCAGGGTGAGCCGCGCAACATGCAGCACTCGCCGCACTATGACGACGTGGTGGGGGAGGTCCAAGCCTTCCTGCGGGAACGGGCGGAGGCCGCGCTCTCGGCGGGAGTCCCTTCCGTGCTCCTCGACCCCGGGCTGGGCTTCGGCAAGACGCCCGCGCACAACCTCGCCCTGCTGCGAGCGCTCCCGAGGTTCACGGCGGGACCCCATCCGGTGCTCGTCGGGGTGAGCCGCAAACGGTTGATCGACACGCTGGCCGGGGTGCCCGAGCCCCGGGAGCGGGACCCGGGGACGCTCGCCCTGCACCTACACGCCGCACGAGCTGGGGCTGCTCTGGTGCGGGCGCACGCGGCAGGGGCCCATATGCAGGCGCTGCGGGTGCAGGCGGCGCTCGACAGTCCGGGTCCTGTGCGGCAAGTCCAGGCCCGCTAG
- a CDS encoding ImmA/IrrE family metallo-endopeptidase: MTASALGAAKARMRELATAYARTLPGLDTHSLMSGLDATLTFMPMGDRDGAYDPEHRVVLINSRVRPERQRFTLAHEISHALLLADDDLLSDLHDAYEGERLEQVIETLCNVGAAALLMPEPLMDEVLSRFGPTGRALAELARRADVSASSALYALAERTAQPVLYAVCAVSRVDAEPDAEEGRSSSKALTVRSSAAAPGVKYSLRPGTLIPEDHPVAVALSTHLPIAQESYVPFRSGRRMPAYVDAFPDRQRVLVSFALPARAAKGEDDPAG; encoded by the coding sequence ATGACGGCCTCGGCGCTCGGGGCCGCCAAGGCGCGGATGCGCGAACTGGCGACGGCGTACGCCCGGACCCTTCCAGGTCTGGACACCCACAGCCTGATGAGTGGGCTGGACGCCACGCTGACCTTTATGCCGATGGGGGACCGGGACGGCGCCTACGACCCCGAGCACCGCGTCGTGCTGATCAACAGCCGGGTCCGGCCCGAACGGCAACGCTTCACGCTCGCCCATGAGATCAGCCACGCGCTGCTGCTCGCCGACGACGACCTCCTGAGCGACCTGCACGACGCCTACGAGGGGGAGCGGTTGGAGCAGGTCATCGAAACGCTCTGTAACGTGGGCGCCGCCGCCTTGCTGATGCCCGAGCCCCTGATGGACGAGGTGCTGTCCCGCTTCGGGCCGACGGGCCGAGCCCTCGCGGAACTCGCCCGCCGCGCGGACGTGAGCGCGAGCAGCGCCCTGTACGCCCTCGCCGAGCGCACGGCCCAGCCTGTCCTGTACGCAGTGTGTGCCGTCAGCCGGGTAGATGCCGAACCCGACGCCGAGGAGGGGCGCTCCTCCTCCAAGGCGCTGACGGTGCGGTCGAGTGCCGCCGCCCCCGGGGTCAAGTACAGCCTGCGTCCCGGCACCCTCATCCCCGAGGATCACCCGGTCGCCGTGGCGCTGAGTACACACCTGCCCATCGCCCAGGAGAGCTATGTGCCCTTTCGCTCCGGGCGGCGGATGCCCGCCTACGTGGACGCCTTTCCCGACCGGCAGCGGGTGCTCGTGAGCTTCGCGCTGCCCGCGCGTGCGGCCAAGGGGGAGGACGATCCTGCGGGCTGA
- the menC gene encoding o-succinylbenzoate synthase: protein MFRIEAAELLLVRLPLKFRFETSFGVQTEKLIPLLVLHGDGVQGLAEGTMEFAPMYREETIAGALHLLREVFLPRVLGHTFANPEAVEAALGTFRGNRMARAMVELAAWDLWARTLGVPLGTLLGGRKREVEVGVSLGIQADEAATAEVVRRHVEQGYRRIKLKIKPGWDVQPVRAAREAFPDIRLTVDANSAYTLADSGRLSALDAFDLTYIEQPLAWDDLVDHAELQRRLKTPLCLDESVASAADARKGLALGAGRVINVKVARVGGHAEARRVHDVAQAFGAPVWCGGMLESGVGRAHNIHLSTLPNFALPGDTSSASRYWETDVVNEPLEAVDGLMPVPTGPGIGVTLNREFIARVAELDEEHRA, encoded by the coding sequence ATGTTCCGAATCGAGGCTGCTGAACTCCTGCTCGTGCGCCTGCCGCTGAAATTCCGTTTCGAGACGAGCTTCGGGGTGCAGACGGAAAAGCTCATTCCCCTGCTCGTGTTGCACGGGGACGGCGTGCAGGGTCTGGCCGAGGGGACGATGGAGTTCGCGCCCATGTACCGCGAGGAGACCATCGCCGGAGCCCTGCACCTGCTCCGCGAGGTGTTCCTGCCGCGCGTCCTGGGCCACACGTTCGCCAACCCGGAGGCGGTGGAGGCGGCGCTGGGGACCTTCCGGGGCAACCGGATGGCCCGCGCGATGGTCGAGCTGGCCGCGTGGGACCTGTGGGCGCGGACCCTCGGCGTGCCGCTGGGAACGCTGCTGGGCGGGCGCAAGCGTGAAGTCGAGGTGGGCGTGAGCCTCGGCATCCAGGCGGACGAGGCGGCCACCGCCGAGGTGGTGCGGCGGCATGTGGAGCAGGGGTATCGCCGCATCAAGCTCAAGATCAAGCCCGGCTGGGACGTGCAGCCGGTGCGGGCGGCACGGGAAGCCTTTCCCGACATCCGCCTCACCGTGGACGCGAACAGCGCCTACACGCTGGCGGACTCGGGGCGGCTCTCTGCCCTGGACGCCTTCGACCTGACGTACATCGAGCAGCCGCTGGCTTGGGACGATCTCGTGGACCACGCCGAGTTGCAGCGCCGGTTGAAAACGCCGCTGTGCCTGGACGAGAGCGTCGCCAGCGCTGCCGACGCCCGCAAGGGACTGGCGTTGGGGGCCGGGCGGGTCATCAACGTGAAGGTCGCACGGGTGGGCGGGCACGCGGAGGCGCGGCGGGTGCACGACGTGGCACAGGCGTTCGGGGCGCCCGTGTGGTGCGGCGGGATGCTGGAGAGCGGCGTGGGCCGGGCGCACAACATCCACCTCTCGACCCTGCCGAACTTCGCCCTGCCGGGGGACACGAGCAGCGCGAGCCGCTACTGGGAGACGGACGTGGTGAACGAGCCCCTGGAGGCGGTGGATGGCCTGATGCCTGTGCCCACGGGCCCCGGGATCGGCGTGACGCTCAACCGGGAATTCATCGCGCGGGTGGCCGAGCTGGACGAGGAGCACCGGGCTTGA
- a CDS encoding acyl-CoA acyltransferase, with protein MRALEDVQVRAWGYADREVLPATMFRIGAKTGAVVLAAYPAEDANLPFGLAYGFAALGDGRLWHHSHLLAVTPEWRGSGAAVALKLAQRERVLAQGLTRMTWTFDPLVARNARLNLGKLGARAVSYHPDWYALGPSRETAFPADRLMIEWELTGPHTQRPVPAPEGEPALEAEGEGPGRPHLDLTGTTLLAEVPIHADLLPETARLAWRYALRDVLGTYLGRGYAVTDLARQGKRAYYVLTR; from the coding sequence ATGCGGGCGCTGGAGGACGTGCAGGTGCGGGCGTGGGGGTACGCCGACCGGGAGGTGCTGCCCGCCACCATGTTCCGCATCGGGGCAAAGACGGGGGCGGTCGTGCTGGCGGCTTATCCCGCCGAGGACGCCAACCTCCCCTTCGGCCTCGCCTACGGCTTCGCCGCGCTGGGAGACGGGCGGCTCTGGCACCACTCGCACCTCCTCGCCGTCACCCCGGAGTGGCGGGGCAGCGGCGCCGCCGTCGCCCTCAAGCTCGCGCAGCGCGAACGGGTCCTGGCGCAGGGCCTGACGCGGATGACCTGGACCTTCGACCCCCTCGTGGCGCGCAACGCCCGCCTCAACCTGGGAAAGCTGGGGGCGCGGGCGGTGAGCTACCACCCGGACTGGTACGCGCTGGGGCCGAGCCGTGAGACCGCCTTTCCCGCCGACCGCCTGATGATCGAGTGGGAACTGACGGGGCCGCACACGCAGCGCCCGGTGCCCGCTCCCGAGGGTGAGCCCGCGCTGGAGGCGGAGGGGGAGGGGCCGGGACGTCCTCACCTTGACCTGACGGGCACGACCCTCCTCGCGGAAGTCCCCATTCACGCGGACCTCCTTCCCGAGACCGCCCGCCTGGCCTGGAGGTACGCTCTGCGCGACGTGCTCGGCACCTACCTGGGGCGGGGGTACGCCGTGACCGACCTCGCCCGGCAGGGGAAGCGGGCGTACTACGTGCTCACGCGCTGA
- a CDS encoding DUF4384 domain-containing protein — translation MKKPAILTALTAALLLPLAAPAQATPRLSTQSIIVNPVPTSLSAQVWVDRDPSGAQTPNYRVGERIRLFTQVNEDAYVYLFNVNPDGSVDQILPNRLSGTNFVRRGEVRAFPAAGDNFTFDVAGPYGQNKVLVVASRRPLNLSEISSFQAGQPFATVKPTANSPQRLAQALSIVVNPVTPTPTPTTQPAFSQQDWVSDTAFYNVAY, via the coding sequence ATGAAGAAGCCCGCCATCCTGACCGCTCTGACCGCCGCCCTGCTTCTTCCCCTCGCCGCGCCCGCCCAGGCCACGCCCCGGCTGAGCACCCAGAGCATCATCGTGAATCCCGTCCCCACCAGCCTCTCCGCGCAGGTGTGGGTGGACCGCGACCCCAGCGGGGCCCAGACCCCGAACTACCGGGTGGGCGAGCGCATCCGGCTCTTCACCCAGGTCAACGAGGACGCCTACGTCTATCTGTTCAACGTCAACCCCGACGGCAGCGTGGACCAGATTCTTCCCAACCGCCTGAGCGGCACCAACTTCGTCCGCAGGGGGGAAGTCCGCGCCTTCCCGGCGGCCGGGGACAACTTCACCTTCGACGTGGCCGGACCCTACGGCCAGAACAAGGTCCTCGTCGTCGCCAGCCGCCGCCCCCTGAACCTCTCGGAGATCAGCTCCTTCCAGGCGGGGCAACCCTTCGCCACCGTGAAGCCCACCGCCAACTCCCCCCAGCGCCTCGCCCAGGCCCTAAGCATCGTCGTCAACCCGGTCACGCCCACGCCTACCCCCACCACCCAGCCTGCCTTCTCCCAGCAGGACTGGGTGAGCGACACGGCCTTCTACAACGTGGCGTACTGA
- a CDS encoding DEAD/DEAH box helicase, with protein sequence MFPARSPYARLEAFLRDILGGGAALLHEEKEAPARTLNTAALGWSDAVARGFGFPEVFSHQAETYRLMQGGKHVIVTTPTASGKTGAFFPAVFERLERDLQATALFVYPLVALGQDQRDKLAAFQTRGAFGWEIGAFQGTAQPNEVFRPGVRMVTATPDKLHWSLTQPRVREFLSRLSFIVLDEAHTYRGGFGSEVAGMLRRLLDLARALGANPQVVLSTATIGNPAEFARELVGVDAVQVGESGAARHGKRYYLADHRGQPRRFWDAVVSASVTHNLKVLAFFRGRSRAARLYSTYRAQPLYQRHTHLYMAGTSDREGRLTEFRRATSGVMFATNALEAGVDIGDLEVVIIDGYPGSRMAFRQMAGRAGRIAPGLVLYLPALNEQGVPQPVDAFYSNAGNFRELVTGPIEKAVVEANNPYLSPRHRDRANEEFKAAGLPAEVLPGPKYWNLRGEGSAKFAVVEEADWETKGPRAFDTPLESPSQHYALTEKHEGAVFTLDGQGYKVTRWQEHPAGTAILAQRFEASNLFTRGLYAIEVSPTHMGEWVRRGALAYRHGEVTIRRRYTGFMMMRQVFERVCTGCDREPDPTERVCRACGSRIQDRMQDHKLSEHLYDEPLELPPFRTSALEIGVDARATEHPTAVAHTLKHLLQKVTPERVACDENDLAGAFREGRDNYFFLYDDWLGGLGVSRRAFENLDDLLARALDLTAKTCCKEPHGCYECIAVSRCYAPFLSSGERRPTDKHATRAFLQDLLGVQPASEPEPDAITLPEVPALPPSWPLQARELLDLQGLSLPEVSARLGIPSREIQRAVSTTDPLRVRHAKFGEGVLLQGFGQGERREVLVYFPGVGQKRLLLRYAGLTVIEKPSVVARG encoded by the coding sequence GTGTTCCCCGCCCGCTCCCCCTACGCCCGCCTGGAGGCGTTCCTGCGGGACATCCTGGGCGGAGGAGCGGCTCTGCTCCACGAGGAGAAGGAAGCCCCCGCCCGCACCCTGAACACGGCGGCCCTCGGCTGGTCGGACGCGGTCGCGCGCGGCTTCGGCTTCCCCGAGGTCTTCAGCCACCAGGCCGAGACCTACCGCCTGATGCAAGGCGGCAAACACGTCATCGTCACGACCCCGACCGCCAGCGGCAAGACCGGCGCCTTCTTCCCGGCGGTCTTCGAGCGGTTGGAGCGCGACCTACAGGCGACGGCCCTCTTCGTCTACCCCCTCGTCGCCCTCGGGCAAGACCAGCGCGACAAGCTGGCGGCCTTCCAGACGCGCGGGGCTTTCGGCTGGGAGATCGGCGCCTTCCAGGGTACGGCCCAGCCGAACGAGGTCTTCCGCCCCGGCGTGCGGATGGTCACCGCCACCCCCGACAAGCTCCACTGGTCGCTGACCCAGCCACGCGTGCGCGAGTTTCTCTCCCGCCTGTCCTTCATCGTGCTCGACGAGGCGCACACGTACCGGGGCGGCTTCGGCAGCGAGGTCGCCGGGATGCTGCGCCGTCTGCTCGATCTCGCGCGGGCGCTGGGCGCGAACCCGCAGGTCGTCCTCTCCACCGCCACCATCGGCAACCCCGCCGAGTTCGCGCGGGAACTGGTCGGGGTGGACGCCGTGCAGGTGGGCGAGTCGGGCGCGGCGCGACACGGCAAACGCTACTACCTCGCCGACCACCGGGGGCAGCCCCGCCGCTTCTGGGACGCGGTGGTGAGCGCGAGCGTCACGCACAACCTCAAGGTGCTCGCCTTCTTCCGGGGCCGTTCGCGGGCCGCCCGCCTGTACTCCACCTACCGCGCTCAGCCCCTCTATCAACGGCACACCCACCTCTACATGGCCGGGACCTCCGACCGCGAGGGCCGCCTCACCGAGTTTCGCCGCGCGACCAGCGGGGTCATGTTCGCCACCAACGCGCTCGAAGCCGGGGTGGACATCGGCGACCTGGAAGTCGTCATCATCGACGGCTACCCCGGTTCTCGAATGGCCTTCCGGCAGATGGCGGGCCGGGCGGGACGCATTGCCCCCGGACTGGTCCTCTACCTCCCCGCGCTGAACGAGCAGGGCGTGCCGCAGCCCGTGGACGCCTTCTACTCCAACGCCGGGAACTTCCGCGAACTCGTGACGGGGCCCATCGAGAAGGCGGTGGTGGAGGCGAACAACCCCTACCTCTCGCCCCGGCACCGAGACCGCGCGAACGAGGAGTTCAAGGCGGCGGGCCTTCCGGCCGAGGTTCTGCCCGGTCCCAAATATTGGAATCTGCGCGGTGAGGGCAGCGCCAAGTTCGCCGTCGTGGAGGAGGCCGACTGGGAGACGAAGGGCCCGCGCGCCTTTGACACGCCGCTGGAGTCACCCAGCCAGCACTACGCCCTCACCGAGAAGCACGAGGGGGCGGTGTTCACTCTCGACGGGCAGGGGTACAAGGTCACCCGCTGGCAGGAGCACCCGGCGGGGACGGCGATCCTCGCCCAGCGGTTCGAGGCCTCCAACCTCTTCACACGCGGGCTGTACGCCATCGAGGTCAGTCCGACCCACATGGGCGAGTGGGTGCGGCGCGGGGCCCTGGCCTACCGTCACGGCGAGGTCACCATCCGCCGCCGCTACACCGGCTTCATGATGATGAGGCAGGTTTTCGAGCGCGTCTGCACCGGCTGCGACCGCGAGCCCGACCCCACCGAGCGGGTCTGCCGCGCCTGCGGAAGCCGCATCCAGGACCGGATGCAGGACCACAAGCTCTCCGAGCACCTCTACGACGAGCCCCTCGAACTCCCCCCCTTCCGCACCTCCGCCCTGGAGATCGGCGTGGACGCCCGTGCGACCGAGCATCCGACGGCGGTCGCCCACACCCTCAAGCACCTCCTGCAAAAGGTGACTCCCGAACGCGTGGCCTGCGACGAGAACGACCTCGCCGGGGCTTTCCGCGAGGGGCGCGACAACTACTTCTTCCTGTACGACGACTGGCTGGGCGGGCTGGGCGTGTCGCGCCGCGCCTTCGAGAACCTCGACGACCTCCTCGCCCGCGCCCTCGACCTCACCGCCAAGACGTGCTGCAAGGAGCCCCACGGCTGCTACGAGTGCATCGCCGTGAGCCGCTGCTACGCCCCCTTTTTGAGCAGCGGCGAGCGCAGGCCCACCGACAAGCACGCGACGCGGGCCTTCCTGCAAGACCTGCTGGGGGTGCAGCCTGCCTCTGAGCCGGAGCCCGACGCCATCACCCTCCCCGAGGTGCCCGCCCTGCCGCCCTCCTGGCCGCTCCAGGCGCGCGAACTCCTCGACCTCCAGGGCCTCAGCCTGCCCGAGGTCAGCGCCCGGCTCGGCATTCCCAGCCGTGAGATTCAGCGGGCCGTGAGCACCACCGACCCGCTGCGGGTACGCCACGCCAAGTTCGGGGAGGGGGTGCTGCTCCAGGGCTTCGGGCAGGGCGAACGTCGGGAGGTACTGGTCTACTTCCCCGGGGTCGGCCAGAAACGCCTGCTGCTGAGGTACGCGGGCCTGACCGTCATTGAGAAGCCCAGTGTCGTGGCTCGGGGATGA
- a CDS encoding ATP-binding protein codes for MLEGVLNRLGEYGNPVPRFTAPRCLLERQAVGGCDACHATCPHDAIRLGPLGDSIQIDPAACTGCGLCVQVCPSGALEYDLTPTLQSVRDAGQGGEATLTCSQSGAGGPTLPCLGRVTPAVVAAAGAWGTPLTLIHGECGACPVGAPDVPERVSRVVEEAEHLREATGRPTGATVRPATPEDRDRAVRVSRRGAFATLLRAGRQGVAQAIPERPLPFVDWSVPGERTPQEWRWRARALKPDPAPDAAVFWPAPLVDDSCIDCPVCSNVCPTEAITRELKPEGGVRLLLNLTACTSCMACVRSCPPDAMHPQGEWLPAAFHAPILIRESDSVM; via the coding sequence ATGTTGGAAGGTGTCCTGAACCGTCTGGGCGAGTACGGCAACCCGGTGCCGCGCTTTACGGCGCCGCGCTGTCTGCTCGAACGCCAGGCGGTCGGCGGGTGCGACGCCTGTCACGCCACCTGCCCCCACGACGCCATCAGGCTCGGTCCTCTCGGCGACAGCATTCAGATCGACCCGGCTGCCTGCACGGGCTGCGGCCTGTGCGTCCAGGTCTGCCCCTCGGGCGCCCTGGAGTACGACCTCACCCCCACCCTCCAGAGCGTGCGCGACGCGGGTCAGGGGGGGGAAGCCACCCTCACCTGCTCGCAGAGCGGTGCGGGCGGCCCCACCCTGCCCTGCCTGGGCCGCGTGACCCCCGCCGTGGTCGCCGCCGCCGGGGCCTGGGGCACCCCGCTGACCCTGATCCACGGCGAGTGCGGGGCGTGCCCGGTCGGCGCCCCCGACGTGCCCGAGCGGGTGAGCCGGGTGGTCGAGGAGGCCGAGCACCTGCGCGAGGCGACGGGGCGGCCCACCGGGGCCACCGTGCGGCCCGCCACCCCGGAGGACCGCGACCGGGCGGTGCGCGTCTCGCGGCGCGGCGCCTTCGCCACCCTGCTGCGGGCGGGGCGGCAGGGGGTCGCCCAGGCCATCCCCGAGCGCCCCCTGCCCTTCGTGGACTGGAGCGTCCCGGGGGAGCGCACCCCCCAGGAGTGGCGCTGGCGGGCCCGCGCCCTCAAGCCCGACCCGGCCCCCGACGCCGCCGTGTTCTGGCCGGCCCCCCTGGTAGACGACTCCTGCATCGACTGCCCGGTGTGCTCGAACGTCTGCCCCACCGAGGCGATCACCCGCGAACTCAAGCCGGAAGGCGGCGTGCGGTTGCTGCTGAACCTGACCGCCTGCACGAGTTGCATGGCCTGCGTGCGCTCCTGCCCCCCCGACGCGATGCACCCCCAGGGCGAATGGCTCCCCGCCGCCTTCCACGCGCCCATCCTGATCCGGGAGAGCGACTCGGTGATGTAG
- a CDS encoding TspO/MBR family protein: MNLTALIVALIVCLGLATLGNAFVGRSLTEWYAHLRQPRWAVPLWAFVLVALAVYTVQGVIIYRLVARQPPGWVWALTALLITMLGNEVWNLVFFGRRSTLAGFVGIVLFCLPLAATLILLERADGFAARLLAPYAL, encoded by the coding sequence ATGAACCTGACGGCATTGATCGTGGCCCTGATCGTTTGCCTGGGTTTGGCGACGTTGGGCAACGCCTTTGTGGGGCGCAGTCTGACCGAATGGTACGCGCATCTGCGTCAACCCCGGTGGGCCGTCCCCCTCTGGGCCTTCGTGCTGGTTGCCCTGGCGGTGTACACGGTCCAGGGCGTGATCATCTACCGCCTGGTGGCGCGGCAGCCGCCTGGTTGGGTGTGGGCGCTGACGGCACTCCTCATCACGATGCTCGGAAACGAGGTCTGGAACCTGGTTTTCTTCGGCCGACGCAGCACCCTCGCCGGATTTGTGGGCATCGTGCTGTTCTGTCTTCCTCTGGCCGCGACTTTGATTCTGCTGGAACGGGCTGACGGCTTCGCGGCAAGGTTGCTTGCCCCCTATGCGCTGTAG
- a CDS encoding alpha/beta fold hydrolase: MRTRPALLLGLAAALGLGALLTHALVQRGESRYPPRGRVLNLPDGPTHVIDGGDPSAPPTVLIHGSDGVALDWPVSPLWDELGGHARLIAPDRPGHGHTPVRPGSPVTVEVNVRRLSQLLDALAVREPVILLGHSYGAAVALAFTVAYPERVRGLVLFSPTAFPVRGLTRPLAYVPLVPVLEALLTRVLLLPLGRLVARIEGTRAFHPHPIPPDWHAMMLAFSRRRAQVHALAWENRTFARELARLAPQYPRLGVPATIIAGAHDRLTPATLHAVPLARALPRATLRVLPDGGHQLHWTHPGEIARAVRETAPP; this comes from the coding sequence TTGAGGACCCGTCCCGCCCTCCTGCTGGGGCTGGCCGCCGCGCTCGGGCTGGGCGCGCTGCTGACCCACGCCCTCGTCCAGCGCGGAGAGAGCCGCTACCCGCCGCGTGGTCGCGTCCTGAACCTCCCGGACGGCCCCACACACGTCATCGACGGCGGAGACCCCTCCGCACCCCCCACCGTCCTCATCCACGGGAGCGACGGGGTGGCGCTCGACTGGCCTGTCTCGCCGCTGTGGGACGAACTCGGGGGGCACGCGCGGCTGATCGCTCCCGACCGCCCGGGGCACGGCCACACCCCCGTCCGGCCGGGCTCGCCCGTCACGGTGGAGGTCAACGTGCGGCGTTTGAGCCAACTTCTCGACGCGCTCGCGGTACGTGAACCCGTCATCCTGCTCGGTCATTCCTACGGGGCGGCGGTGGCGCTCGCCTTCACCGTCGCCTACCCGGAGCGAGTACGCGGGCTGGTGCTCTTTTCCCCTACCGCCTTTCCGGTGCGCGGCCTGACCCGGCCCCTGGCGTACGTGCCGCTCGTGCCCGTGCTGGAAGCACTCCTCACGCGGGTGCTGCTGCTGCCCCTGGGCCGCCTCGTCGCCCGCATCGAGGGCACGCGCGCCTTTCACCCCCACCCCATCCCGCCCGACTGGCACGCGATGATGCTCGCCTTCTCACGCCGCCGGGCACAGGTCCACGCCCTCGCCTGGGAGAACCGCACCTTCGCCCGCGAACTCGCCCGGCTCGCCCCGCAGTACCCCCGGCTGGGCGTGCCCGCCACGATCATCGCCGGAGCGCACGACCGCCTCACGCCCGCGACCCTCCACGCGGTGCCGCTCGCCCGCGCCCTCCCGCGAGCGACCCTGCGCGTCCTGCCCGACGGGGGGCACCAGCTCCACTGGACTCACCCCGGCGAGATCGCCCGCGCCGTGCGGGAGACCGCTCCCCCGTGA
- a CDS encoding YbaN family protein has translation MSRRPSPPASRLARPLWVALGFVLTGLGVLGLILPGFPGTVWFVLAAACFARGNPKWEAWLLSRPVVGELVRDYRAGRGMPLRAKWIACTCIAVAVGFSLPRIPVLAGQVAWVLVGAAGILFITLRVPTRRP, from the coding sequence ATGTCCCGCCGACCTTCCCCGCCCGCCTCACGCCTCGCCCGGCCCCTGTGGGTGGCGTTGGGCTTCGTGCTCACCGGGCTGGGCGTGCTGGGCCTGATCCTGCCGGGCTTTCCGGGGACGGTGTGGTTCGTGCTCGCGGCGGCCTGCTTCGCGCGGGGCAACCCGAAGTGGGAGGCGTGGCTGCTCTCCCGGCCCGTGGTCGGTGAACTGGTGCGCGACTACCGGGCGGGGCGGGGGATGCCCCTGCGGGCCAAGTGGATCGCCTGCACCTGCATCGCCGTGGCGGTGGGCTTCAGCCTGCCCCGTATTCCCGTCCTGGCCGGGCAGGTCGCGTGGGTGCTCGTGGGAGCGGCGGGCATCCTCTTCATCACCCTGCGCGTGCCGACGCGCCGACCTTGA